The Oxyura jamaicensis isolate SHBP4307 breed ruddy duck chromosome 3, BPBGC_Ojam_1.0, whole genome shotgun sequence genome segment ATTACTTAGCACACCATTTTGTGTCTTCTTCATATTAAGTAAATAGGAAGTGATAGAAAATGCCTGAAGCAAACAAGAACACCTCATACatccaaaagctgtttttagGTAGTCAGAACAGCTgtactgaaaaaatactgagctatcccagcacaaaaaggagtATCAAAACTCAGCTTTTAGGTACACGACATCCGTCTCATCAGCAGGTTTTCTTCCATACTTACTTTCTTGCAACGTCTAGGCCAGCTTTCATGATCACATCATATCGAAGAGACTGCACTACTTTTTCAAGATCTTTGTAATCTTTTACTACACTGGGgtcattttcaaatgtatccTCCAAGTCACtctcttcttcatcttcctcctcttcctcctcttcttgtACAGTTTGTCTGTTCCTTTTAGAACTTTTGCTACTTTTGTTACGCAGAGACAGTACTGAGATATACTCTGGAGAAAGTCTTAATGCACATCGTTTTACTGGGGAAAAGCTGAAATACCTTCTGTAGTCTACTGTGCTTGCTTGACAGCTGCAGGATATGTTTTTTCTCCAAGAGGGAAACAGTTTATTAGAGGGGAATTTCTCCCACAGTCCAAACCAGACATTCAGTTTTCTAAAAGCAGTGACGGGGAGTCTGAAGCCAGT includes the following:
- the MTRES1 gene encoding mitochondrial transcription rescue factor 1, with amino-acid sequence MTGFRLPVTAFRKLNVWFGLWEKFPSNKLFPSWRKNISCSCQASTVDYRRYFSFSPVKRCALRLSPEYISVLSLRNKSSKSSKRNRQTVQEEEEEEEDEEESDLEDTFENDPSVVKDYKDLEKVVQSLRYDVIMKAGLDVARNKVEDAFYNNELRLNGEKLWKKSRTVKIGDTLDLLVGEDKQTGTAVVMRVVLKKVSDKTESEKYKVILRRWKNLKVPKQDVLK